The DNA segment ctTATAAAATTGGCCTAAGTAAATACATTTCGCCAAGAATTAAaatgcatcattaattacatataattacttttttaaaacaataataTAATGACATTTAGTTTTAGGATCATTTTGTTTATTGTAATATAAGTATAAAACAAATgtataaatatttcattatatatttaatagttttaaaaattaGCATTGTTTACCATTTTACATCAAATTCTAATTTAATTATTAGAAATCTTGGTGATAAATGGTATTTTTGGGAACAATTAGAGCACTGCATTTTAATATACATAGAGTTTTTGGTGTGGAATAAAGTAGATTAAAGTTTTAATTGCAAAAGTAAAATAGATGGTATTAAATAAATTACAAtatcttattttttaaataatttctattcgaaattttaaaatattttatgcataCGTACTTAATTCATCATGGAAAGAAAATTTAAACAGAAAAAATTAATTCTGGTACCAAAaggataaaaataaataaattcaaatatacAAAAATGTCAAGTCCATCATATATATTAGCGATGTAAGCGCGCGATAATTCGCATACACGCATTTGTAACATAATTAATTACTtttatagtttttttaaaaaaaatcacttaGCTtagtcatttttaaaatttactaAACTAAGTTTTTAGAATCATTTTATTGAATGAAATAAGACGAGGGTTAGTTTTGTCAATATATTAAAATGGCCAAGTTAATTAGTTACTATAAGAAATTGATGCATTCCTAAAAAAAAGGAGAAATTGAtgcattataatataataatataaaataatataatatatattaatatccGGACGCACGTAATGCATGAttgtacaatttttattttatttttttttaatttaatcttttccatcattaattttatttatattaaaactaAATAAGGATGATGTCCAACTCGttcccgaccactaaaacccggtaccgtgttatagttatgcgaaaaataaaaaaaaacaactaaaacccgggttttagtggtcgggaacgagatgaaaaaatattgttgggcagctgaaaagtgatatatatatatatatatatatatatatatatatatatatatatatatatatatatatatctatcgaTGCCCACTTTCATTCAAACTACATATtcctataaaatatatatatatcgagagTTTTGCTATACTGCCCACCTCCCGTGCCCACTtccatgcccacctatgaggtgacaATCATCCCATGaatgagatgaatcatatacaaatggttcatccaatggatgagtgacacctcataggtgggcacgAAGATGGGCATGGGAGATGGGCAGCATAGTAAAACTCTATATATCGATGCCCACTTTCATTCAAACTACATATTCTTCATTTTATAGGAACCCACATTTCCTTTAATTCGTTTATTAGTCGATTTTTCCAAGATGTATATACATTTTCTCGTAAAAAAATCTTGCCCTCATATACCTACTTGACAATTGccattataattattaatatcaTAACAAAATCTTGCCCTTATTAATATTCAAAAGATATATACAAAatttcatataaatatatatgttaaaTAAATTTGCTATATTACATCGAACTCAACCAACAAACATAACTCACCCTTGCTCAACGCGCGCATTTCACGAGTCCACTGCATGCATAAATTATAATTCATGATTTTATTGAACGATCGAATCAGCTGGAGGGATTAATATACCAATCGTTTTTTAATCAGCCTAGCTAATTAATGTGGTTTTCAATAATTATTGAAAACAGATTTCATAAGAATAATGAATATTTTTCCCTATCTAAGACCAAATCGCAGATTCTATATTTGTCATCATCGTTAAATCAAACATATTTTTATCCGACTTTTTTTGAATTACTAGTTAGGTTTTCTTAATATATACTTAGCTTGGGTACGCACTAATATTGATACGAGGATACAATCAGACAAGCATACAATTTCATTCGCAGATTATATTTCTGAGTACACAGTCATCTTGGTACGTACATGATTTCTGTCTTCTGATGAgtgtaatttattttgttttcgagTATTAATTTGCTCTAGCTTTGAGACTGTTTTGGTTTAATTAATTTCCTATTTACCTCGAAAATGATTTCTATAAATCGATGAATTCCATAAGAATATATGATTGAAACAAGGCGAAATAAGTTTTTGTTCAATTAgcttctcattttttttttctattaaattgatataTTAGTcattaattttaagttgttttGATCCAATTGCTGGCATAATAGTTTAGTATATCAGTATTTTTTGGTGTCACGTACAATTGGACCAAAATTGTTGaaaactaaaaattaatatatcaaaatcaaattttgaaaaattaataaactaGAATCAGGAAATGaacaataaacaaaaaaaaaactattttcccTTACAAATAAGCATTTAAAGTAATAATCTCTCCTGCATATTCAAAGTACTAAATaatatgaattattttattttttaaaaaaaaagagcgcaatttattataattttatttaactaaaaatatatttaatttggccAGCTTGAAATTAAAATGGACTACGAAATCGCGGGCCTCGTGCTAGCCTTGCTACTATGTGCCGTATGGGCTGTTTTAAACGAGCGGAGACACCGACGATTGGAGGAGCTCGGCCGGATGCCGCCGGGACCACAGCCATTTCCGGTGGTCGGCAACATCTTCTTACTAGCACGCGACTCCCGCGCACCCCATAAACTCTTCGCCGAACTAGCTGACAGATACGGCCCCGTGATGACGCTCTATCTCGGCTCCATGAGCACGGTGGTGATCTCCTCCAGCGAGGCGGCGCGTGTGATGTTCAAAAACCACGACGCCGTTCTGGCCGGAAGAAAGATATACGAAGCCATGAAAGGGGATATAAGCAACGAAGGTTCCCTGATCACCGCCCAATACGGCCCACACTGGCGGATGCTGCGGCGGCTCTGCACGTCAGAATTCTTCACCACGGCGCGCCTCGACTCCATGCGAGAAGTCCGAGCTAAGTGCATAGATCAAATGCTCGACTTCATAACAGAGGCATCCTCCAATACTAACAGCGTGGGTGTTGTAGTGGGGAATTTCTTTTTCTTGATGGCTTTCAATCTGATTGGTAACCTCATGTTCTCCAAGGATTTACTGGACCCAAAATCAGAAAGAGGGGCCAAATTCTTCTACCATGCAGGGAAAGTGATGGAGTTTGCGGGGAAGCCTAATGTTGCAGATTTCTTTCCGATGCTTAGGTGGCTTGATCCTCAAGGGGTGAGAAGAAAAACACAGTTTCACGTTAAAAGAGCGTTCGATGTTGCTGGAGAATTCTTGAAAGAAAGAATGAGAGAAGTGGAGAGCGCCATTAATGAAAAGAGGAAGGATTATTTGGACGTGCTTTTGAAGTACAGAGGAGATGGAGTGGAGGGGCCTCCCAGTTTTTCTTCAACAATCATCAATGTTATTGTGCTTGTAAGTTCGCAATATATACCTTGATTTTTTTAAAGCCCTTTCATGCATATATACTCCACTTAATTGGATCAATGTTTTATTTCTCTCTAGCATTAAGTTTGGATATctaaataaaaatcattggcTAGtatctcaaataataatattccTGTAGAATCAAAATGACCAGTTTCATGGGTGCTGGCCGATGTATTACTTaaaaaactgcaaatttggtcTTGTATgattgtcactttgcgattttgatcatatatgttttcatatttcagttttagacctgcatgttttgatttttggcaatttcggtcttttttattcgaaaatgcttacgtggtaCTGGTACTGTAcatgtcagctccacatcagcactgaattggtgtcacgtcagcgccacgtcagaaaaagaactaaaattgccaaaaaataaagataatagactaaaactgaaatctgaaaacataAAGAACTGAAATcgtaaaatgacaaacatacaggaccaaaaaaaacaattttccttGCTTTTAATTCATAATTATAAGTACGCCTTTGTTATGTGAGACGGAAAGATCTATATCTGTGAGATTTTTTGATCCGTTTCATATCTAGAATGGGAACTGAATATATATCTATGGCATCTAGATTAATCATACTATATACATTATCATTGTATGAAATAGTATCATATTTTTCCTTTCTTCCTTTGTTGAACATTACAGGAAATGTTCATGGCGGGGACTGATACCACCACGAGCACACTAGAATGGGCCATGGCGGAGCTCCTCCACAACCCCCAAACTCTTCAAAAACTCCAATCCGAGCTCCGAACCCTAATCCCACCCGGCAAAAAGCTGGAAGAACAAAACCTAGAACACCTCCCATACCTAAAAGCAGTCATCAAAGAAACACTAAGACTTCACCCACCCCTCCCGTTTTTAGTCCCTCACAAGGCCATGGATCCATGCAAGATGTCAGGCTACTATATCCCCAAAGAAACCCAAATTCTTGTCAACGTTTGGGCCATTGGAAGAGACCCTAAATCTTGGAAAGAACCCTTGGAGTTTAAGCCAGAGAGGTTTCTGGACCCAAGCATGGCTGATTACAAAGGGCAGAATTTCGAGTATATACCTTTCGGGTCAGGGCGTCGGATGTGCCCGGCCATGCCTCTCGCCTCTCGCGTGCTGCCGATGGTGATCGGCTCGATGGTTCACTCGTTTGATTGGGTTTTGGCTGGTGGGATGAAGCCTGATGAAATGGATATGAGCGAAAAGATTGGGTTTACGTTGAGGAAAGGGGTTTCACTTAAGGCCATACCAGTTCCATATCAAGATAGCAAGTGCTAGTTTGTAAATTAGAGCTACTGAATGCAAGATGGCCTGTGGCATCTGAATCAAAACTCAAATGTACATTCAAATATTAATGATTCACAACTTCgacattatatattattattattattattattatagttaattgttgttgttgttggtaTTAtcattatgattttaatttttagccGACCATTCAAATGATCAAATCCAATCGCCAATTCCATATTTTCCTTTTTGGCATTAAAGCTGGGTAACCCTACTACACATGCAACATGTAATTTAATTTGGCAACATTTGTTTGCCATTAATAAGACAAGGAAACGATGTAAAATGTTTCTGGGATGTCTCGATTTCTTGAGACAACAAATTAGAATACGATATTATTGCAATGGActtcgtgtatatatatatatatatatatatatatatatatatatataatatttacaaCTTTCTTCAAGATCCTTGAAAAACTTGATGCATAATATAAACAAGTTTTTAAAGGTATTTAGAAGGTTGAAGGGATCAAAAAGGTTTTATGAAGAACAATGATGAAGAAAGAaagagaagaaaggaaaagGTTTTGAAGAAAGGTTGAGGAAATTTGGAAGAGAGGTTTGAGAGGAATTTAGAAGTGTTGGAGTGTTTTCAAATGTCTCCAATTTTTTCAAGTGGTTTAGAATGGGGTGATGAGTagttatttataggcaaagtaaAGAGGtggaataatataatatattatattatattattatattttatattattttcgttttttttttcaaaattacaaTATTTACAACTTCTAATAAAAatacaagaaataaaaatatacaattcataaagcaaaatttatttttcactgTCTCCGCCTTGGTCATCGATCAAGCATTTCTTGTATGAATTCTTCTAAATCGGAATCCACCTCTTCATGTTCATCACTGTTATAGGGATTTGCCTCGTAACAGACATCTTCTTTATCTTGTACGTGTGGTATCAAGATCTTGAATTTGTTTGGCCCAAAAATTTGGGTTAGGTATGTTTCCGAGATTAATCTGTAATCTGACCAGTTGACTAGGTAATTGTATGGGCGTGCTCCGAGCATTTCATAAAATTCATGGCATTCAATATGATTGTATCTCAGATCTTCTATTGGGAATTTGTATCTTCCTCCAACAGCACTATCCATAAATATTCTGTGTCTCGCTGGTTTTATTGCAAACCCTTTTATTTTAGGAACTGTAGAAAACACTtggaaaagttgagttttttgattttttaaatatgttGCTTTGTGATATTCATTTAAAACCAATTTAGTTCTATCTCCTTATGATTCTAGTTGAGAGATATTACTAAATCTAAAAGTACGGACTACTCCGAAGTCCATAAGATGACCAATAGTCATTTTTGAATGGTCATAAATAGATAAATCAAGCTCGACTGTTAATAGTCCCATAGTCTCGATTTTTTCACtgttttcaaaataatatttattgagATCTTGCCAAATGGAAAGTCCGGGAATAGGACTTGTGGCTGCTGAGGCTATGAAATCTTGGATCTCAATTATATCTGAAAAGAAGCTATCAACAAGTTTATATTGTATAACAGTTTTTAATTCAGGTTCGAAAGAAAAAAGTGGGTTTAGGGTATCTTGGGTTTTTAATATCAATCTGGTTTTTAGATGTTTTTCAGGGATGATTTGTTTTTCATAATTTTCTTGGGCAAAAAGGGaattattttgggattttaaGTATTGGTTCTTTTCATTGAGTTCAGAATATTTTTGGTTCAAAATTTCAAGTTCTTCACTCAATGATTCAATCTCTTTTTCAAGAGTCGATACCTTTTGGGAAGTATCTTGAGTGTGTGATGTGGATGCACAATCTGTGCTGGCTAAAGgattttcacaaattttttctttacATCCTGGCtggatataaaaatttaaaccaATGGTTTTTCTGCAAGCAGCTAATGCTTCGCTGTAAGAATAATATCCTTTATATAAAGGATTAgggtaattttttatatttttggctATTGCttttcattcatgaaacattCCTAGAATATTTCCAGAAAAAATTACATAATGGCTGAAATTTATTCTTGGAGGATTGTTACTAATTCCACAATTTTCTccaatcataaaataatttgtcaAAGCATTACAAACTTGGAGTTTTGCTGTTCTTTGGTTATCCAAATTCCAAATATTATCCAATATATTTTGCTGAAAATGATTTACGTGTTGTCCAAGacgtaaattaaatttattttgctgAAAAATAGGTAATCTAATATCGCAGAATTGAATGAAATTACCTCTTCTACCTGGTTGGTAAGGTTCGGCAGTCTCCAATGATCTCATAATTCCTTGGAAAGGAGCTGTGTATGGTTTTTGCTTTTTTGAAGGAATCTAATTTTTTGGATTGCTGTGCTGGTCTTTCATCTGTAAATCATTTTTCAAATGATCATTGTTGGTttcaatatttttgttatttctaATTACattaatactatttttataaattgaaCAAGCTTTAATCAGATTTACATTTCTAAGTTTAGGTTTTTCtaagaaatcaaaatttaattttttatgattaatttcAAAAGTTATGGAATCATTATTTACTATATACggggtaattaaattaataaaaggtGTTCCTAAGATTACAGTGTGGTGGATATCATTAACAAGAATGAAAGCAGTTTTTATATAAACACCATTTTTTACTATCGAAGCTTCTGTTTTAGAATTTACATTTAATCTTGAATTATTAGCAGTAgataatttttcatgagtttTTTTATGGAATTTTTTAGGCACAATTTCTGATTTTATGCAATTTAAATCTGCACCAGTATCAAAAAAAGCTATAGtatcaatttcaaatttttgtgagaaaacgatttttatttttaagaaatattttttagaagttATTTATCTTAATACAAAAAGAAAATCCTCTGGAACTTTTTCAATGTTTTGAATATCTTGTGtttcttcttcagtttcagAAATATTGTCGGTATTAATATTTTGAAGAATTAATTTTATTGCATCAGTATTTTGAACttgattttcttttaattcttttatttctaatttaatttcttttatctcTCTTTGTATATCTTGAATggacacatttttatttttaatttttttatctaaAATATTAGTTAAGTCGTAAGCTTTCTTAGTAGTACttggtaaaattttattttcttctttaccttttaatgtttttagaattttttctaaatagtctttttgaatatttggatcatcaatattttttaaaacatctaGAAGAAGTACTTGATCTTTTGAAAGCatattaatttgattttcaGATTCTTCACTAGTTGTGATTAAATCATCAATTTGTAAACATTCATCATGATTAGAATTTTCAAATTCTGTATCTTTATCAGAGGAATCTATTAAAAGATTAGAGATTTTATCTAAAATTTCTTCacttaattttaattcatttagttTTTTGTTTAATCTACAATAATTTGCTGTATGACCTGTTTTATGACATCTATAGCATTCAATATCTTTAAAGGATGTTTTTTGTTTAGAATTGTCTGGTTTTTTCAAAGGTTTTCTGTAAATTCTTTTATATGGTTTTTTATAATATTCTTCTTTTGGTTTATCAAAATTCTTTTGGGTTTTCTTAAAaggttttttatttgagtttttaaagGTTTCTTGACAATCTCCTACGCATTTTGAAGAAGATGGTTTATTGGTATTTATATcgaattgtttacaaaaagttCCTAACTCTTGTTTTGTTCTTTTCATTTcccattttaaatgtttttgtaattttaaatcttGACAGATTTTTAATCCTTCTTGTTGAGTTAAACTTATTAATTGTCCATAAGTAAAATCTTCATAAGATATTATATGGTTATTGTTAGTTTctctaattttatttcttaccTTTTCTCCTAAGAGAGTGGGTAAtcctgcaagaaatttttctttccaaaaaGGTTGATTAGAGTCTTCTCTTAACATTATTCTTGTTAAGAAAGTATTTTTATACCATTGAAAATCACttaattttttacattttaaatttgataataattctgagtttttatcttttaaatgtgTAGGATCACCAATAAAATGTAAAGAAATTGTTAAGATTAAAGTTGCTACAGCATCTTGTTGAGGATTACCATTTTCATCAAGAACTAGTATTCCTTCTTCATCTGTttttatagaatttaaaatttcttcttgttgttGGTTTGTGAGATAATAATCCCACCATCCTTTTATTTGACCAGAGAATCCTGCTATGAGGAGTTCTGCAATGGTTTTATCATGAATCCCAATCTGGGTTTTATAAGCATTTGCAGCCATAGTCATTTGTTGTAAAAGACTAAGGATATTATACTCGGTCATTCCATCTATGTTCCAATCATAGACAGAAGAGGCATTGAAGCGATACTGTGCTAAAGGTTTAACTATTCCAAGTTCTGGAGCAGGGATTATTTGTAATGGTTGTTGTATGGGTAAATCCCAAGTTATTTTATTAACATTTGTAGGATTTTGAAATTGTTCTAAAGCTTCACTAATATCAGATTCATTATTTAAAACATTTACTCTTAGATTAGATATTGGGGTATCAGGGGCTACAAGATCTGTTGGTTCATTGGAGCTACTAGTTGTAGCGGTCATTCTACTGAACTGATCTTGAACGGTTTTTATAAATTCAGACTTATTATCTTGAATATTTTTAACACtggtttttgaattttgaaatggtTTAAAAACTGGATTTTTAATATCCATCTTTTTAAGATTTTCAATACTAACTATAGGTTGTTTCTGTAGATGTTTTTCTATTCTATCTAATTGTTTTCCTATGGTATTTAAAtttgtatttataaaattactttgttttatgatatttttaatattatttttatcgctATCTCCTGGATTTTTTATTGGAATAGCTTCAATTTGttgattttgaatatttatttttattcctTGCAAAGGaggatgatttgattgaatttttcgAGAATCAGAAATAGTTTCCCATTCTGTTTCTTTACTAAGAgggtttatattttttaaaaagggaTATTCTAGGAAATTTTTTGAAGCATATATTTCAAACCAATCAAAGAAAAGTAtgtgtattttatttgaattaacaaattcataaaactatttttgtataatttttatAGACTctaggaaattttaaaaaaaccataatctcttttttaaattatattttgcataaaaattattatgtaggaagtttttatttatttcaaactctttttctataacatttaattcattaAAATTTTCTGTGATAGAAGAAAATGTAGGGCTAGTAGGCTCTAGAtcttgattattattttgagtagAATAAGTTTTTATTCTACTGCTGTTATAGACTGGTCTAGGAATTTCTGAAGTATAATTAACATTTCTTATAATTGAATTTGGTATATCTGAAGTGGAATGTCTATGTTTAGTTTTACAAGGAGTGTTTACTACTGAAGGGATTTGAGAAACTCTACCTAAATCTATAGTATCTGAGGTAGAAGAATTTTCAGATTTGTCACtactattttttctttcaaaagaaATTTTAACTTTTTCATCTAGatattgagttatttattttagttGGGTATTTGGTTCTGGATCTTCTATTGGTTCAGGTTTAGCAACTCCTTCTAAGACCCATTCTTCTGGTAAATTTATATCactccattgaattggtttggGGATTACAGTATTAGATCTAGTTAAATCTGTTTGTAATAAAAGGGTTTCACCTTTTTTACTATGATTTTTACTTTTGTAGCAAAAGCAGAAATCATAGCTTTGTAATGGATTCTAAAAATTATTGCCACTGGAATTGATCCTTTAAGCATGTTGTAATTGTgagtttttatttgtaaaactaaagattttaaaatatttttgtcacTTAAAGAAACTGAAAAATTAGGATAACAATCAAAAGAGATTGGTCCAGTACATAGACTATATTCAACTGAACTTAGTAAAGAATCTTCAAAATGTGTAAATCTGGCATCTCTTAAAATAGCAAGGATCGAAGTATTCAATCCTTCTTTAGTTAAAGGTTTTATTCCTACTTGGACTAATCCaatatgaatatatttataatttttatctttatatttttgtaaggaattttgagataataactTAATTATTTCAAAAGGTTTTGTAAGTTGTATATCTCTTTCTTCAGTTTTAATAGAAAAGTCGGTTTTAAAAAGTTGAAATCTTGAATGCTTATAAATTTGATCTTTATTAACTCTAGGGATTTTCCAATtatttatagatttttcaaaattttttataataatttcttCAGTATTAATTATCCTTTTAGAATCATATGAGCTCGTAGTAACAGAGTTTAAAGAAGTAGATCTACTGAAACTTGAatccatatttataaaaaaaatttgtttttgaaacCTATTTTCTCCCTACAATCCCAAGCACTTCGTAGGTTTTACAGCCTTCACTCGAGGACTTACGACTCAACCCTCTTGGGCAAAAACACTCAGGAGAaactaaatttatatatatatgtgtgtgtgtgtgtgtgtatatccTAAGTGGAATTAGATTAACCCCGGCCGTACCAATATCCAGTGAACCGTTTCATATGGAATGCCAATTAAATTTACAAAGTGTATGTCAAATGATGAGGTTGGACCGTTGGATGATTTATGACATGAGATTGCATGTGTCTGTTGAGTGATAAGCTATGTTTGGTACATGAGATAACAATGTGATAAGGTAATAATCCCATAATTATCCAATGTTTGTCTCGTTTTTTACTTGACACATTAACCCTCAAAACAAGTGTGATAAATTGTCTTCACTTttgattataatatatatttactataaTATCCCTCATTAGAAAAACTAAAGAGAACGAATCACAAAATTAATTATGCCAaaaataacgatttttaaaagcATATTTTAATAGTAGTACTTGTCAATTCATCTTACTGTTTATTAATATTCAAAAGATACATacaaaatttcacataaaatatgtaaaataaatttgatataTTATATCGAACTCAACCAACAAACATGACACACGCACACCCTTGCTCAACGCATTTCACGAGTCCACTATTTAATTCAGAGTTATTTATATAAACAATTACTTAATTATGTCACGTCTGATTCAATGTTATGTTTTTATGCATGGATCGAATCAGCTGCTGAGATTATACCATCAATCAaccaatcatttttttaaaaattagccTAATTAATGTGATTTTCAATAATTAGAAGAAAACAAGATTTCAAAAGAATAATGGATATTTTTCCCCAATATCTTATCGCGGATGTTATATTTGTCATCATCGTTGAATCAAACATTTTTTTGCCATTTATAAGACAAGGAAACGATGTAAAATAATGTTTCTGGGATGTATCATGTCTCGATTTCTTGAGACAACAAATTAGAATGCGAGATTATTTCAATGGATCGACTTCGTATATATCCTAAGCGGAATTAGATTAACCCCGGCCCGTACCAATATCCAGTGAACCGTTTCATATGGAATGCCAATTAAATTTACAAAGTATATGTCAAATGATGAGGTTTGATGATTTATGACATGAGAATACAAGAAACTGTGTATGTTGTGATAAGTTAATATAATGTGATACCCCGtgaaattattttaacccgAATCTGTTCGTTATGGGTTTATGAGGGTTGGCCCAATTATTGAATTATAATCATTAGGtaaggtccagcccagttttACACCTGTTAGGGATTTACTTAAACTGGGCTGTTATTTATGGGCCGACCAGAGCTGGCCCCTAATGGGCTGGATGGACTTCTCTTACATGCATTGTGGATAAGTTTGACCATCTCGAGATATTTATGAGATGGGGATAAACTTGAAGGCGgtccaatggatgaagagtcccAATAAtggacatgttataattcgactaggtaacttactttatttttcctataaataccggtattgttatggttgtgttattattattcattactcacttttacattcacgcactcatatctctcagttttcgcattaatcatactctctgccttcaagacactgacttaggcatcggatgggtcatgccgaaaacactttcggcgccccctgacctagctgttgcttgtgcagatTTCAGTggtgcccgacccgacctgttTCATAAAGAATTGAGGATCCATTCTTTCGAAGTGCGATTTTCATTAGGGTCGATCGacgacaaaaaaaaataaaggaaattaTGTGAGAAAATTGCACCATCCAACAAAAATATGTGCTAGTAGGCTCAATACAATGAATGAATCATTAATTATATTAGTTAAAGGGCATCACTCAATGAATATAATAGCCAACTTCATGACCCCCACAGCTTAGAGTTCAAGACAAAGAAGTTGTAACACCAAGATAGATATACATTTCCTTAAAtattcaaactcattttcatgCAT comes from the Henckelia pumila isolate YLH828 chromosome 1, ASM3356847v2, whole genome shotgun sequence genome and includes:
- the LOC140866796 gene encoding cytochrome P450 76A1-like, with the translated sequence MDYEIAGLVLALLLCAVWAVLNERRHRRLEELGRMPPGPQPFPVVGNIFLLARDSRAPHKLFAELADRYGPVMTLYLGSMSTVVISSSEAARVMFKNHDAVLAGRKIYEAMKGDISNEGSLITAQYGPHWRMLRRLCTSEFFTTARLDSMREVRAKCIDQMLDFITEASSNTNSVGVVVGNFFFLMAFNLIGNLMFSKDLLDPKSERGAKFFYHAGKVMEFAGKPNVADFFPMLRWLDPQGVRRKTQFHVKRAFDVAGEFLKERMREVESAINEKRKDYLDVLLKYRGDGVEGPPSFSSTIINVIVLEMFMAGTDTTTSTLEWAMAELLHNPQTLQKLQSELRTLIPPGKKLEEQNLEHLPYLKAVIKETLRLHPPLPFLVPHKAMDPCKMSGYYIPKETQILVNVWAIGRDPKSWKEPLEFKPERFLDPSMADYKGQNFEYIPFGSGRRMCPAMPLASRVLPMVIGSMVHSFDWVLAGGMKPDEMDMSEKIGFTLRKGVSLKAIPVPYQDSKC